The sequence ATTTAACCATTAACCAACCCTCCTATTTGCCACCTCTGACTGAAACCATGAGCCGAACATATGAACTTGAACTTTTGATTGTATCGAGAAGAGAACTTACTGCCAGTATACAAGAAACTGCTATCCAGCATGAACCCTATACAGCATAAAGCCGCACAACTTGATCAATCTTGGTTCGGCAAACAGGGCAACCCCAATTCTTTCCTTTTATTTCGTTCAAACAGGACATGCATCCAGCCATGTGACCACACGGGATACAAGCTCCCTCAACAGGTGCATCGAGACATATGACGCATGATGAAGAATCACTGTTAGTTTTCTCCTTTTCACCTGTTGACTCGGCATTAGTTATAGTCTCGGACAGATCGATTGGTGCAGAATCAATAGACGGGTAGTTAATGGGACCGTCATATTCCATATCTGGCATCGGTGGCGCCGAGGGAATTAAGGATGGTGCAACGTGGTTAATAGGTGCTGTTGGGACAATTTGGGTATAGGTGTTGCTATCTGTGTGAGGATGATAACTAATCGGGGTGCTGGTGCTACTTGTTCCTGCATCATTAATTTCACATTTGCTCTTTTTATTATGGTCACTGTTTTCAGAAGCAGGGTTGGTTGAGCCAGAACCGGTATAGGTGTCAGGACCCGTGGGTCCCGGTACTGATCCATATTGGAGGGAAGCAGTAATAGCCTGAGCTAACGCAGGGTCCTCGGTTGCTGTTTGGACAGGTGGTCCAACATTAGAGCCTTGGTTGTTGAATGGATATGCAGGATGTGCCACCTGAAACGTAAAGTACCAGCCTAATTACAAATTATAATACTCTGTATAAATTAGAGGTAGCAATTTCAACCCCTTTATTAGTCTATGGGCTTATTCAGTTATATTTAGCTCTAACCGGTTACACAGGCGAACTTAGAATATACCTGAGGAATTCCTTTGCAAGCATTGCAAAACCGCTCCAATTGCTGCTTTTCATTTGCGTTAACTGGCGCAAGTTTGATACGTGACTCTGTGGTCGATAATTAAGTATGAGTTAGGCAGCCAAAAAATCCTTTGTCACTATACAATAAAATTACATAAACATATATGCATAGTTGCATATCACCCTCACTATAGTAGATAAAAACATAATCACCGAAAAATGATTCGATATCATACGCATGCATGTATCAAGATGGGTTGTTGATTTATTGCTTATAAGGATTTGTCAGGTGACACCATTTTAGTTTTGTTTTGTCCCTATCAATTCAACTTCAACCCATTTAAAACACTATGACAATATAAAGATGTCGAAAATAGAAATGTGTGACGACTGTAACCGAATAAGATATCAAAGAAAACTAATTCAACTTCCAACTGGAAATGATCTATAGTTTTTTTGTATACACCAACTTCAACCCAACAGACTTACGCCTAATTTTAGAGTACGAAATAGATCGCTTCCGTCTCCAGCGTCTTGGGACTATACATATAGAAAAAGAAACACATAACATAAAACCATACAACTTCTACATTACACTAGCATGTATATATAATCCAAATGTTTTGAGAAATTACTGTTGGAAGTAGTTATGACAACTGTAGGATCAGGCTGGTTAATGTTTGTGTCATCCAAGTTAGCCTTCCACAGTGCAATAAACGAGCGAGGTTTAGCATCCTGTTTTTTAGTAAAAAATAGCAGTAAGATAAGATACCAATTCGAACTGAGACCCACATAATCTAGAGTCTCAAATGCAACCCATACCGATTAAAAGTAAGCATTTTTCAGATTTTATGATGAAACTTATAAAGAATGTCACCGGTTTTAATATTGCAACCATTATTAGAGATTTAGCATTTTGTTTATCATTTCAACTAGTGATTTATGTGGTACCTGCAAACCAACATACCTGTAAACCAGAATATATAGCAAGTTCCAGCTTGATAGGCATTGTAATTCTACGAGCTCCACATGGTATTATAACTACCCACCTGGAATATAAATATACAGAGATAATTAATTGTTATAAAATGTGTTTGATAGAATTGCAGTGGGAAATAATGTTTGGTTGTGCTTCAGCCATATgaagtagtaataataaaattatcagttTAAAAAGTAATCATGATAAGGAGTCAATAAGTAATCACGA comes from Rutidosis leptorrhynchoides isolate AG116_Rl617_1_P2 chromosome 4, CSIRO_AGI_Rlap_v1, whole genome shotgun sequence and encodes:
- the LOC139839793 gene encoding putative E3 ubiquitin-protein ligase XBAT35 gives rise to the protein MGLQQSKDELLYQQVSYGTTEGIRKLHSEGAGLEWMDKEGKTPLMLASMNPQLYDVAKTLIELGANVNAYRPGRHAGTPLHLAAKRGLEPMVKLLLSHGANALVMNDDCQTALDVARMKGYPNVVRAIENHICLFSGWLHELYGPGFLDLFAPQLLSRKVWVVIIPCGARRITMPIKLELAIYSGLQDAKPRSFIALWKANLDDTNINQPDPTVVITTSNIPRRWRRKRSISYSKIRQSRIKLAPVNANEKQQLERFCNACKGIPQVAHPAYPFNNQGSNVGPPVQTATEDPALAQAITASLQYGSVPGPTGPDTYTGSGSTNPASENSDHNKKSKCEINDAGTSSTSTPISYHPHTDSNTYTQIVPTAPINHVAPSLIPSAPPMPDMEYDGPINYPSIDSAPIDLSETITNAESTGEKEKTNSDSSSCVICLDAPVEGACIPCGHMAGCMSCLNEIKGKNWGCPVCRTKIDQVVRLYAV